A genomic window from Nocardioides rotundus includes:
- a CDS encoding EsaB/YukD family protein, with the protein MSTVVSGVTGPLRLTLVTERGRHDLAVPGGVPVGRLLPELARTAGLAADDSLEARLLRADGSALDPGLGLHDQGVVAGERVRLASADWAEPRHDDVALATAEIVVAELPPWRPPAGRRTALGVGCGLLLLAGIALLRVGEPAALVAGLVAVVLVCGAGLLSRARRAPGSAAIVGWVATGYAALAGLLVGGGALGSSLTGAGIGAAAAGLACAAGVAERRVLAGPPVVLGVLTALAGLLLPAVGRPDVVLVSVMTAAVIAGSLLPWLALSVAAVRPDPPWRGVTSTPAPAVDAPGLRSGVLLADQVLLAAQATVGLLALAVLPVTVGLGAWGAVLGVLCCLVLLLRTRHHASGAQLAVGLVSGVAGLAVMAVTAVVQRPGWSPVVAGLLAVAGLVVLGLMLAPPGLGVRRGWWGDLAESLVLVALLPVLAVATGLLDAVGR; encoded by the coding sequence GTGAGCACCGTTGTCTCGGGGGTGACCGGTCCGCTGCGGCTGACCCTGGTCACCGAGCGGGGCCGTCACGACCTGGCGGTGCCCGGCGGGGTGCCGGTGGGTCGGCTGCTGCCGGAGCTGGCGCGTACGGCGGGGCTCGCGGCCGACGACTCCCTGGAGGCCCGCCTGCTCCGGGCGGACGGGTCGGCCTTGGACCCCGGCCTCGGGCTGCACGACCAAGGAGTGGTCGCGGGGGAGCGGGTGCGGCTGGCGTCGGCGGACTGGGCGGAGCCGCGCCACGACGACGTGGCGCTCGCGACCGCCGAGATCGTGGTGGCCGAGCTGCCGCCCTGGCGGCCCCCGGCGGGCCGCCGTACCGCCTTGGGGGTGGGGTGCGGTCTCCTGCTGCTCGCGGGGATCGCCCTGCTGCGGGTGGGGGAGCCGGCCGCCCTGGTGGCGGGCCTGGTGGCCGTCGTGCTCGTCTGCGGTGCCGGGCTGCTCTCCCGGGCGCGGAGGGCTCCGGGGTCCGCGGCGATCGTGGGGTGGGTCGCGACGGGGTACGCCGCCCTCGCCGGCCTGCTCGTCGGCGGGGGCGCGCTGGGGTCGTCCCTGACCGGCGCGGGCATCGGGGCGGCTGCGGCCGGCCTGGCATGCGCGGCCGGCGTGGCGGAGCGTCGGGTCCTGGCCGGACCGCCCGTCGTGCTGGGGGTGCTCACCGCGCTCGCCGGCCTGCTCCTCCCCGCGGTCGGCCGGCCCGACGTGGTGCTCGTCTCGGTGATGACGGCTGCCGTGATCGCGGGCAGCCTGCTGCCCTGGCTGGCGTTGAGCGTGGCGGCGGTGCGACCCGACCCGCCGTGGCGCGGGGTGACGTCCACGCCGGCCCCCGCCGTCGATGCGCCGGGGCTGCGCTCCGGGGTCCTGCTGGCCGACCAGGTGCTGCTCGCCGCCCAGGCGACGGTCGGGCTGCTCGCGCTGGCCGTCTTGCCGGTGACCGTGGGGCTCGGTGCCTGGGGAGCCGTGCTCGGGGTGCTGTGCTGCCTCGTCCTTCTGTTGCGCACCCGGCACCATGCGTCCGGCGCGCAGCTGGCGGTCGGGCTGGTGTCCGGCGTGGCCGGCCTGGCGGTGATGGCCGTGACGGCGGTGGTGCAGCGGCCCGGATGGTCGCCGGTGGTTGCCGGGCTCCTCGCGGTCGCGGGCCTGGTCGTGCTCGGTTTGATGCTGGCTCCGCCGGGCCTCGGCGTCCGGCGTGGGTGGTGGGGCGATCTGGCGGAGTCGCTGGTGCTGGTCGCGCTGCTCCCGGTGCTGGCGGTGGCGACCGGGCTGCTCGACGCGGTGGGGCGATAG
- a CDS encoding YbaB/EbfC family nucleoid-associated protein — MSQNPFDALGGGGFDMNALMQQAQQMQEQLEAAQDQLNQQEVEGQVAGGAVTVKVNGVGELLDVTVRPGTVDGGDAESLSELGELVVAAYRDAKSRADQLAAETLGPLAGGGGGLPGLG, encoded by the coding sequence ATGAGCCAGAACCCCTTCGACGCCCTCGGTGGCGGCGGCTTCGACATGAACGCCCTGATGCAGCAGGCCCAGCAGATGCAGGAGCAGCTGGAGGCTGCGCAGGACCAGCTGAACCAGCAGGAGGTCGAGGGCCAGGTCGCCGGCGGGGCGGTCACCGTCAAGGTCAACGGCGTCGGCGAGCTGCTCGACGTCACCGTCCGCCCCGGCACCGTCGACGGCGGCGACGCCGAGAGCCTCTCCGAGCTCGGCGAGCTGGTGGTGGCCGCCTACCGCGACGCCAAGTCCCGCGCCGACCAGCTGGCTGCGGAGACGCTCGGCCCGCTCGCCGGGGGCGGCGGCGGGTTGCCCGGACTGGGCTGA
- a CDS encoding type VII secretion protein EccB, translating to MADNRDLVEAYAFNRRRLVTAFVTGSVDRGLPRPWRALTIGLLLAVLLVAGAAAAPYVVDLF from the coding sequence ATGGCCGACAACCGCGACCTGGTCGAGGCGTATGCGTTCAACCGACGGCGCCTGGTGACCGCGTTCGTCACCGGGAGCGTCGACCGCGGGCTCCCGCGGCCGTGGCGGGCCCTGACGATCGGCCTGCTGCTCGCCGTGCTGCTGGTGGCGGGTGCCGCGGCGGCGCCGTACGTCGTGGACCTGTTCTGA
- a CDS encoding DNA polymerase III subunit gamma and tau, with amino-acid sequence MDSPLALYRRYRPETFAEVIGQEHVTTPLRAALEHNRVNHAYLFSGPRGCGKTTSARILARTLNCAKAPVADPCGECDSCRDLARGGPGSIDVIEIDAASHNGVDDARDLREKAFFAPVRDRYKVYIIDEAHMVTPQAFNALLKLVEEPPPHLRFIFATTEPDKVIPTIRSRTHHYPFRLIPPRLLSSYLAELCEAEGVAIEPAALPLVVRAGAGSARDTLSVLDQLIGGSGPDGVTHQLATGLLGFTPDTLLDEVVDAFAAGDGSAVFGVVDKVIETGQDPRRFTEDLLRRLRDLVIVDAVPDAPATGLIEVSEDQGERLVAQAARFGSRELSRAADLVATGLTEMRGATAPRLLLELICARVLLPSADDSVDGVGARLDRLEKRIGVTGGAPSAGGRAAPVSAPAAQPTTPAPSAPAPAAPAATGGSPAIPEDRPQVAQQPPVGGPPAPAAPGDGPVGGPPSPVPWDQQEPEQAPAPDAPATQSAQQSAPEQPAPAGASTAKASEGGLSLVEVRRLWPDIVDATKTMRRLVWMLLTQHAQVVGVEGDAVTIGFDTTGPRESFVKSGGDEVLRQAAIDVVGQDWRIEAIVDPGSSPGDTGRSQPPGPPDAAAPTGQPVGPTVRDEPGPAGRPGTDGQQEPEPPAPDDGRDGPVARAAVPDPVPPAEDAPPPPEPRYAARSTRPERQEAYDPDQDVDPDDPESDAGGVDSAALLERTLGAKVIDEIPHE; translated from the coding sequence GTGGACTCACCACTCGCGCTCTACCGCCGCTACCGCCCCGAGACCTTCGCCGAGGTGATCGGGCAGGAGCACGTGACCACGCCCCTGCGGGCCGCGCTGGAGCACAACCGGGTGAACCACGCCTACCTGTTCTCCGGCCCCCGCGGTTGCGGCAAGACCACCTCCGCCCGGATCCTCGCGCGCACGCTCAACTGCGCCAAGGCGCCGGTCGCCGACCCGTGTGGCGAGTGCGACAGTTGCCGCGACCTGGCCCGCGGAGGCCCGGGCTCGATCGACGTGATCGAGATCGACGCCGCGTCCCACAACGGCGTCGACGACGCCCGCGACCTGCGGGAGAAGGCGTTCTTCGCGCCGGTGCGCGACCGCTACAAGGTCTACATCATCGACGAGGCGCACATGGTGACGCCGCAGGCGTTCAACGCGCTGCTCAAGCTGGTCGAGGAGCCGCCGCCGCACCTGCGTTTCATCTTCGCCACCACCGAGCCGGACAAGGTGATCCCGACCATCCGGTCGCGGACCCATCACTACCCGTTCCGGCTGATCCCGCCGCGGCTGCTGTCGAGCTACCTGGCCGAGCTGTGCGAGGCCGAGGGCGTCGCGATCGAGCCCGCCGCGCTGCCGCTGGTCGTGCGCGCCGGGGCCGGCTCGGCCCGGGACACGCTGTCGGTGCTCGACCAGCTGATCGGCGGATCCGGCCCCGACGGGGTCACCCACCAGCTGGCCACCGGGCTGCTCGGCTTCACCCCGGACACCCTGCTCGACGAGGTGGTCGACGCCTTCGCCGCCGGTGACGGCAGCGCGGTGTTCGGTGTGGTCGACAAGGTGATCGAGACCGGGCAGGACCCGCGCCGCTTCACCGAGGACCTGCTGCGCCGCCTGCGGGACCTGGTGATCGTCGACGCCGTGCCCGACGCGCCCGCGACCGGGCTGATCGAGGTGTCGGAGGACCAGGGCGAGCGGCTGGTCGCCCAGGCGGCCCGCTTCGGCTCGCGCGAGCTCTCCCGAGCGGCCGACCTGGTCGCGACCGGCCTGACCGAGATGCGCGGCGCCACCGCGCCCCGGCTGCTGCTCGAGCTGATCTGCGCCCGCGTTCTGCTGCCGAGCGCTGACGACTCCGTCGACGGTGTGGGCGCCCGGCTGGATCGCCTCGAGAAGCGGATCGGGGTGACCGGAGGCGCGCCGAGCGCCGGCGGGCGCGCTGCGCCGGTTTCCGCTCCTGCCGCTCAGCCCACGACCCCTGCGCCCTCGGCCCCCGCGCCCGCTGCCCCCGCGGCCACCGGAGGTAGCCCAGCCATCCCGGAGGACCGTCCGCAGGTGGCTCAGCAACCTCCGGTCGGCGGGCCGCCCGCCCCCGCGGCGCCGGGCGACGGCCCGGTCGGCGGACCGCCCTCCCCGGTTCCGTGGGACCAGCAGGAGCCCGAGCAGGCACCCGCGCCGGACGCCCCGGCCACGCAGTCCGCTCAACAGAGCGCCCCCGAGCAGCCCGCCCCGGCCGGGGCGTCGACGGCGAAGGCGAGCGAGGGCGGCCTGAGCCTGGTGGAGGTACGTCGCCTCTGGCCGGACATCGTCGACGCCACCAAGACCATGCGCCGGCTCGTCTGGATGCTGCTCACCCAGCACGCCCAGGTCGTCGGGGTGGAGGGCGACGCGGTCACCATCGGCTTCGACACCACCGGCCCGCGCGAGTCCTTCGTGAAGTCCGGCGGCGACGAGGTGCTGCGCCAGGCCGCGATCGACGTGGTCGGCCAGGACTGGCGGATCGAGGCGATCGTCGATCCGGGCTCCAGCCCCGGCGACACCGGCCGTTCGCAGCCTCCGGGGCCGCCGGACGCCGCCGCCCCGACCGGTCAGCCCGTCGGTCCGACGGTCCGGGACGAGCCCGGCCCGGCCGGACGACCCGGGACGGACGGGCAGCAGGAGCCCGAGCCCCCGGCGCCGGACGACGGGCGGGACGGGCCAGTTGCTCGCGCCGCCGTACCCGACCCGGTTCCGCCCGCCGAGGACGCCCCGCCGCCCCCCGAGCCGCGCTACGCCGCCCGGTCGACCCGCCCCGAGCGGCAGGAGGCCTACGACCCCGACCAGGACGTCGACCCCGACGACCCGGAGTCCGACGCGGGCGGCGTGGACAGCGCCGCGCTCCTCGAGCGCACCCTGGGCGCGAAGGTGATCGACGAGATCCCCCACGAGTGA
- a CDS encoding WXG100 family type VII secretion target: MTLDGLRVNHGGLDLAAQDLHRAVQQIDERLDRLEGELSPLRSDWTGRAQEAYERAKRTWDGAIQEMVQLLADTGRTVAASNEDYRAADQRGAAAFDL; encoded by the coding sequence ATGACCCTGGACGGACTTCGCGTCAACCACGGCGGCCTGGACCTGGCCGCGCAGGACCTGCACCGCGCGGTGCAGCAGATCGACGAGCGGCTGGACCGGCTCGAGGGCGAGCTGAGCCCGCTGCGCAGCGACTGGACCGGACGCGCGCAGGAGGCCTACGAGCGGGCCAAGCGGACCTGGGACGGCGCGATCCAGGAGATGGTCCAGCTGCTGGCCGACACCGGCCGGACCGTCGCGGCCTCGAACGAGGACTACCGTGCCGCGGACCAGCGCGGGGCGGCTGCCTTCGACCTGTGA